Proteins encoded together in one Quercus lobata isolate SW786 chromosome 3, ValleyOak3.0 Primary Assembly, whole genome shotgun sequence window:
- the LOC115981436 gene encoding uncharacterized protein LOC115981436 gives MELSPPNTVKEVQSLNGKIAALNRFVSRAMDKCLPLFRTLKKPFEWTDKCQQVFENFKVYLSSPPMLSPSRQGEELYLYLAVPQATVSAASIREEDGSQRPVYFTSQAFRGAEERYPQMEKLAFTLVIAARKLKPYFQAHTIVILMARPIRRAMSSSEATGRMALWTVELSEFDIQYLPRTAIKRQVVADFIAKFTLKDGQEVEETPQWNIYTNRSSNRQVGGASVVLISLEDDRIECMIQLEFHTTNNEAEYEALIVGLDLARAVGVENMVIHCDSQVITSQVNSSYECKTERMKKHLDEVKCQIGCLQIKFVQILREENECADQLAKVAAAERMLVPKQVLSFIQTSSLIDNEAHVLKIDSENNWTMQLISYLKNGTLPNEKDATRKLKVQASRFILIKDVLYKRGFSRPYLRCFILEEAEYVMREIHEGICGNHSGARSLVHKLIRVGYYWPTMQKGADAYIKTCDKC, from the coding sequence ATGGAGTTATCTCCACCGAATACAGTCAAGGAGGTACAGAGTCTAAATGGCAAGATAGCGgcactaaacaggttcgtctcaaGAGCAATGGACAAATGCCTACCTCTCTTCCGCACTTTGAAGAAGCCGTTTGAGTGGACAGACAAATGCCAACAGGTGTTTGAAAACTTCAAGGTGTATCTTTCATCTCCTCCAATGCTTAGCCCATCCAGGCAGGGAGAAGAGCTCTACTTATACTTGGCTGTTCCACAAGCCACTGTTAGCGCAGCTTCGATAAGAGAGGAAGATGGATCTCAGAGACCCGTCTACTTTACAAGTCAAGCATTCCGAGGAGCAGAAGAAAGGTACCCCCAGATGGAGAAGCTGGCCTTCACGTTGGTAATTGCGGCACGAAAACTCAAGCCATACTTCCAAGCACATACCATCGTTATCTTGATGGCCAGGCCCATAAGAAGAGCCATGAGTAGCTCTGAGGCTACAGGACGGATGGCATTATGGACGGTAGagttgagtgagtttgatataCAGTACCTACCTCGAACAGCTATAAAAAGGCAAGTTGTGGCTGACTTTATCGCCAAGTTCACTCTCAAGGACGGCCAGGAGGTAGAAGAGACACCACAATGGAACATTTATACAAACAGATCTTCCAATAGGCAAGTAGGAGGGGCTAGTGTCGTACTCATCTCCCTAGAGGATGACAGGATTGAATGTATGATCCAACTCGAATTTCAtaccaccaacaatgaagcagaatatgaGGCCTTAATAGTAGGATTGGACCTCGCAAGAGCGGTAGGGGTTGAAAATATGGTCATTCACTGCGATTCTCAAGTCATAACTAGTCAAGTCAACAGTAGCTATGAATGCAAGACtgaaagaatgaagaaacaCCTCGATGAGGTAAAATGCCAGATTGGCTGTCTCCAAATCAAGTTCGTCCAAATCCTGAGGGAAGAGAACGAATGCGCCGATCAACTTGCTAAGGTTGCAGCCGCAGAACGCATGCTTGTTCCCAAACAAGTATTATCCTTCATCCAAACTTCATCACTCATAGATAATGAAGCACATGTGCTAAAGATAGACTCTGAAAACAACTGGACCATGCAATTGATCTCCTACCTGAAGAATGGAACGCTTCCGAATGAGAAGGACGCCACAAGGAAGCTAAAGGTACAAGCCTCACGATTCATCCTTATAAAGGATGTCTtatacaaaagaggcttctcccgCCCTTATTTGAGATGCTTTATCCTCGAGGAAGCTGAGTACGTCATGAGAGAAATTCATGAAGGGATTTGCGGCAACCACTCAGGGGCAAGATCACTAGTACACAAGCTAATCAGGGTAGGATATTACTGGCCCACTATGCAGAAGGGTGCAGATGCTTACATCAAAACCTGCGACAAGTGCTAG